In one Desulfoferula mesophila genomic region, the following are encoded:
- a CDS encoding hydrogenase iron-sulfur subunit: MEGFEPVIVAFCCNAUGYSAADLAGSMRLNYPAQVRIIRVPCTGKVDILHILRAFEKGADGVYLVGCMEGSCFYEQGNFKARKRVEQARRLLEQVGTGGERVQMYNLTSGEAPKFAQFAREMTERIRALGPNPAKLAGATPAAGEAAERGAA; the protein is encoded by the coding sequence ATGGAGGGCTTCGAGCCGGTTATCGTGGCTTTTTGCTGCAACGCCTGAGGCTATTCAGCCGCGGACCTGGCAGGTTCGATGCGTCTGAATTACCCGGCCCAGGTGCGCATAATCCGCGTGCCCTGCACCGGAAAGGTGGACATCCTGCACATCCTGCGTGCCTTTGAAAAAGGGGCCGACGGGGTCTACCTGGTGGGCTGCATGGAAGGCAGCTGCTTCTACGAGCAGGGCAACTTCAAGGCCCGCAAGCGGGTGGAGCAGGCCCGGCGCCTGCTGGAGCAGGTGGGCACCGGTGGCGAGAGGGTGCAGATGTACAACCTCACCTCGGGCGAGGCGCCCAAGTTCGCCCAGTTCGCCCGGGAGATGACCGAGCGCATCAGGGCCCTGGGGCCCAACCCGGCCAAGCTGGCCGGAGCGACGCCGGCCGCCGGTGAGGCGGCGGAAAGGGGAGCGGCGTGA
- a CDS encoding methylenetetrahydrofolate reductase C-terminal domain-containing protein, which yields MIVANGKPLEEIFDLVKDHRKILVAGCNECVTVCEVGGTKEVGILASALRLHFLNQGVEAQVGETTLQRQCDREYVVGARETVEPYDIVVSIACGVGCQFMAEEYAKIPVVPGVNTSFMGGALERGVWSERCQGCGTCLLAQTAGICPVSRCAKRVLNGPCGGSTKGKCEISKDVDCAWQLIVDRLKSLGRMDDYETLTPIKDWSTDRAGGPRTRIKEEVVS from the coding sequence ATGATCGTAGCCAACGGCAAACCCTTGGAGGAAATTTTCGACCTGGTCAAGGACCACCGCAAGATCCTGGTGGCCGGCTGCAACGAATGCGTCACGGTCTGCGAGGTGGGAGGCACCAAGGAGGTGGGCATCCTGGCCTCGGCCCTGCGCCTGCACTTTCTCAACCAGGGCGTCGAGGCCCAGGTGGGCGAGACCACCCTGCAGCGCCAGTGCGACCGGGAATACGTGGTGGGGGCCAGGGAGACGGTGGAGCCCTATGACATCGTGGTCTCCATCGCCTGCGGCGTGGGCTGCCAGTTCATGGCCGAGGAGTACGCCAAAATCCCCGTGGTGCCCGGCGTGAACACCTCCTTCATGGGCGGGGCCTTGGAGCGCGGTGTGTGGAGCGAGCGTTGTCAGGGCTGCGGCACCTGCCTGCTGGCCCAGACGGCGGGCATCTGTCCGGTGAGCCGCTGCGCCAAACGGGTGCTCAACGGCCCCTGCGGCGGCTCCACCAAGGGCAAGTGCGAGATATCCAAGGACGTGGACTGCGCCTGGCAGCTCATCGTGGACCGCCTGAAATCCCTGGGCCGCATGGATGACTACGAGACCCTCACGCCCATCAAGGACTGGTCCACCGACCGGGCGGGAGGCCCCCGCACGCGCATAAAAGAGGAGGTGGTCTCGTGA
- a CDS encoding methylenetetrahydrofolate reductase produces the protein MSSTTPSKLEKMLKAGHQAVTSECGPPRGSDAEAIKEKAQLIKNHVDAINITDNQTSVTRLCSLASCIHLKLAGLEPILQMVTRDRNRIAMQSDILGAASFDIHNILCLSGDHQSFGDCAAGQNVHDLDSMQLIQTVRHMRDEGKFLGGDEIKRPPSMFVGAAANPFADPFEVRVPRLAKKVAAGVEFIQTQCIFNLDKFERWLGEARDRGLLEKVYVLAGLTPLKSAGMAKYMKNRVPGMDVPDEVVERIAGVPKEKQPEEGVKMCIEAVQRLKEVPGVAGFHIMAIEWEEKVPEIVEGGGLYPRPPLD, from the coding sequence GTGAGTAGCACCACCCCGAGCAAACTGGAGAAGATGCTCAAGGCCGGCCACCAGGCGGTGACCAGCGAGTGCGGGCCGCCCCGGGGCAGCGACGCCGAGGCCATCAAGGAAAAGGCCCAGCTCATCAAAAACCACGTGGACGCCATCAACATCACCGACAACCAGACCTCGGTGACCCGGCTCTGCTCCCTGGCATCGTGCATCCATCTCAAGCTGGCCGGGCTGGAGCCCATATTGCAGATGGTGACCCGCGACCGCAACCGCATCGCCATGCAGAGCGACATCCTGGGCGCGGCCTCCTTCGACATCCACAACATCCTCTGCCTATCCGGCGACCACCAGAGCTTCGGCGACTGCGCGGCCGGGCAAAACGTGCACGACCTGGACTCCATGCAACTGATCCAGACCGTCCGGCACATGCGCGACGAAGGCAAGTTCCTGGGCGGCGACGAGATCAAGCGGCCGCCCAGCATGTTCGTGGGCGCGGCGGCCAACCCCTTTGCCGACCCCTTTGAGGTGCGGGTGCCCCGCCTGGCCAAAAAGGTGGCCGCCGGGGTGGAGTTCATCCAGACCCAGTGCATCTTCAACCTGGACAAGTTCGAACGCTGGCTGGGCGAGGCCCGCGACCGGGGCCTGCTGGAAAAGGTGTACGTCTTGGCCGGCCTCACCCCGCTCAAGTCGGCGGGCATGGCCAAGTACATGAAGAACCGGGTGCCGGGCATGGACGTGCCAGACGAGGTGGTGGAGCGTATCGCCGGGGTGCCCAAGGAAAAGCAACCGGAAGAAGGCGTCAAGATGTGCATAGAAGCCGTGCAGCGCCTCAAGGAGGTCCCCGGCGTGGCCGGCTTCCACATCATGGCCATCGAGTGGGAAGAAAAAGTCCCCGAAATCGTGGAGGGCGGGGGGCTGTATCCCCGGCCCCCATTGGACTAG
- a CDS encoding PAS domain-containing sensor histidine kinase, translated as MDQKRHSAEELAAENQALRERVRELEEYQKSSRERQREMDRERKFSEMLLDSLPDAIYVVDPRTFKVMDCNQVFLDQLGLTRDKVIGHTCYQLTRRRPEPCQESKDACHAVETMRTGKPTVSEQVQVSAEGGERYIECTALPVMGSDGEVARVVHVHRDITRRQRAWHRFQEVNRELVRSNSFLRNLIKSSVDAVIAADMTGRIILFNEAAGDISGYSEQEALNEVDIRDIYPGNGAREIMALLRSEEHGGKGKLKSHEVRLLRKDGSIVPISLSAAVVSEGDNEVATVGFFYDLRAKLRMEQELDHTRIQLLQSEKMASIGKLAAGVAHQLNNPLAGITLYGNLLAEEYDLLSEARDDLRRILDNAQRCRDTIKELLQFARQTKREMRPSDLNQALSRTMFLLENQSQFQNIKVKLDLDPELPQVPADIQQLNHVFMNIVLNAAEAMRGTGRIDVRTRRFPGGRGVLVEIQDTGPGIPPEVLPHVFEPFFTTKEEGEGTGLGLSVAFGIVKNHRGSIEVFSPRGQGTLFVIKLPSTIAAEEE; from the coding sequence ATGGACCAAAAAAGGCATTCAGCCGAAGAGCTGGCCGCCGAGAACCAAGCCCTGCGTGAGCGCGTCAGGGAGTTGGAGGAGTATCAAAAAAGCAGCCGAGAGCGCCAGCGGGAGATGGACCGCGAGCGCAAGTTCAGCGAGATGCTGCTCGACAGCCTGCCCGATGCCATCTATGTGGTGGACCCCCGGACCTTTAAGGTGATGGACTGCAATCAGGTGTTTCTGGACCAACTGGGCCTGACCCGCGACAAGGTCATCGGCCACACCTGCTATCAGCTCACCCGCCGCCGCCCCGAACCCTGCCAGGAAAGCAAGGACGCCTGCCACGCCGTGGAGACCATGCGAACCGGCAAGCCGACGGTGTCCGAGCAGGTGCAGGTATCCGCCGAGGGCGGCGAGCGCTACATTGAATGCACCGCCCTGCCGGTCATGGGCTCGGACGGCGAGGTGGCCCGGGTGGTGCACGTGCACCGCGACATCACCCGCCGCCAGAGGGCCTGGCACCGCTTCCAGGAGGTGAACCGGGAGCTGGTTCGCTCCAACTCCTTTTTGCGAAACCTGATCAAAAGCTCGGTGGACGCGGTGATCGCCGCCGACATGACCGGCCGCATCATCCTGTTCAACGAGGCGGCGGGGGACATTTCCGGCTATAGCGAGCAGGAGGCGCTCAACGAGGTGGACATCCGCGACATCTATCCGGGCAACGGGGCGCGGGAGATCATGGCGCTGTTGCGTAGCGAGGAGCACGGCGGCAAGGGCAAGCTCAAATCCCACGAGGTGCGCCTGCTGCGCAAGGACGGCAGCATCGTACCCATCAGCTTGTCCGCGGCGGTGGTCAGCGAAGGCGACAACGAGGTGGCCACGGTGGGCTTCTTCTACGACCTAAGGGCCAAACTGCGCATGGAGCAAGAGCTGGACCACACCCGCATCCAGCTTTTGCAATCGGAAAAGATGGCCTCCATCGGCAAGCTGGCCGCCGGGGTGGCCCACCAGCTCAACAACCCCCTGGCCGGGATCACCCTGTACGGCAACCTGCTGGCCGAGGAATACGACTTGCTGTCCGAGGCCCGCGACGACCTGCGGCGCATCTTGGACAACGCCCAGCGCTGCCGCGACACCATCAAGGAGCTGTTGCAGTTCGCCCGGCAAACCAAAAGGGAGATGCGCCCCAGCGACCTCAACCAGGCCTTGTCGCGCACCATGTTCCTGCTGGAAAACCAGTCCCAGTTCCAGAACATCAAGGTGAAGCTGGACCTGGACCCCGAGCTGCCCCAGGTTCCGGCCGACATCCAGCAGCTCAACCACGTGTTCATGAACATCGTCCTCAACGCCGCCGAGGCCATGCGGGGCACGGGGCGCATAGACGTGCGCACCCGGCGCTTTCCCGGAGGGCGCGGCGTGTTGGTGGAGATACAGGACACGGGGCCGGGCATCCCCCCCGAGGTGCTCCCCCACGTATTCGAGCCCTTCTTTACCACCAAGGAAGAGGGGGAGGGCACCGGCCTGGGGCTCAGCGTGGCCTTTGGAATAGTAAAGAACCACCGCGGCAGTATCGAGGTTTTCAGCCCTCGCGGCCAAGGCACCCTGTTCGTCATCAAACTGCCCTCCACGATCGCCGCCGAGGAGGAATAA
- a CDS encoding response regulator, translating to MSQSEATSVPVLVIDDERDLRDGCERFLRRLGCAVAKAPDGAAGLAAMEQSPADIVLLDLKMPGMDGLEVLKRLRQFHPQALVIVITGYATVETAIEAMKLGAYDFLPKPFQPDHLRLTVGRAMDRLRLTREKERLEQERLQTLHDLAGEQSRLRTVIRALPMGVLVTQPDGRVVLHNPSFCQMAGLDPDSPPGRELSHYLSEPQVGALAQGASQNGRAAGQGNGEEPPAVEFTTKQGRTLLAQATPVLGDGGASLGAVLVFIDVTPYRMLDQLRQEFVAKVSHELRSPLSTILLQLTLLLGEDGAAPPQGHRHLLVRARERTQGLISFVRDLLDLSRLENGGGAAAQPVEVSLEKVLASVSEALGDQARSRGMELRLELPAEPLPPLRADPVGLESVFTNLAANAINYSSDGGQVTLKAWSEGDSLKVAVSDQGFGIEPEKLGLIFDKFYRVKNEKTRYVTGTGLGLPIVKNVVENLGGAVAVDSELGKGSTFTVTLPVTPT from the coding sequence GTGAGCCAGAGCGAAGCGACATCCGTGCCGGTGCTGGTTATCGACGACGAACGCGACCTGCGCGACGGTTGCGAGCGCTTTTTGCGCCGCCTGGGCTGCGCCGTGGCCAAGGCACCCGACGGCGCGGCCGGGCTGGCCGCCATGGAACAAAGCCCGGCGGACATCGTGCTGCTGGATTTGAAGATGCCGGGCATGGACGGGTTGGAGGTGCTCAAACGGCTGCGCCAGTTCCATCCCCAGGCGCTGGTCATCGTCATCACCGGCTACGCCACGGTGGAAACCGCCATCGAGGCCATGAAACTAGGGGCCTACGACTTTTTGCCCAAGCCCTTTCAGCCGGACCATCTTCGGCTCACCGTGGGCCGGGCCATGGACCGTCTGCGTCTTACCCGTGAGAAAGAGCGCCTGGAGCAAGAGCGCCTGCAGACCCTGCACGACCTGGCCGGGGAGCAGAGCCGCCTGCGCACCGTGATTCGCGCCTTGCCCATGGGGGTGTTGGTGACCCAGCCGGACGGGCGGGTGGTGCTGCACAATCCCAGTTTCTGCCAGATGGCCGGGCTGGACCCGGACAGCCCGCCCGGCCGGGAGTTGAGCCACTACCTGAGCGAGCCCCAGGTGGGCGCCCTGGCGCAGGGCGCCTCCCAAAATGGCCGAGCCGCGGGGCAGGGCAATGGCGAGGAGCCCCCGGCGGTGGAGTTCACCACCAAGCAGGGGCGCACGCTGCTGGCCCAGGCCACGCCGGTGTTGGGCGACGGCGGCGCGAGTCTGGGGGCGGTGCTGGTGTTCATTGACGTGACCCCCTACCGCATGCTGGATCAGTTGCGCCAGGAGTTCGTGGCCAAGGTGAGCCATGAACTGCGCTCACCCTTGTCCACCATCCTGCTGCAGTTGACGCTGCTGTTGGGGGAGGACGGCGCGGCCCCGCCCCAGGGGCATCGCCATCTGCTGGTGCGGGCCAGGGAGCGCACCCAAGGGCTCATCTCCTTTGTGCGCGACCTGTTGGACCTGAGCCGCCTGGAGAATGGGGGAGGGGCGGCCGCCCAGCCGGTAGAGGTGAGCCTGGAAAAGGTGCTCGCCTCGGTGAGCGAGGCGCTGGGCGATCAGGCCCGCAGCCGGGGGATGGAACTACGGCTGGAGTTGCCCGCCGAGCCGTTGCCCCCGCTTAGGGCCGATCCCGTGGGCCTGGAGAGCGTGTTCACCAACCTGGCGGCCAACGCCATCAACTACTCGTCCGACGGCGGCCAGGTGACGCTCAAGGCCTGGAGCGAGGGGGACTCCCTCAAGGTGGCGGTGAGCGACCAGGGTTTTGGTATCGAACCGGAGAAGCTAGGCCTGATCTTTGACAAATTTTACCGCGTCAAGAACGAGAAGACCCGCTACGTCACCGGCACCGGCCTGGGCCTGCCCATCGTAAAGAACGTGGTGGAAAACCTGGGCGGCGCGGTGGCGGTGGACAGCGAGCTGGGCAAGGGCAGCACCTTCACCGTGACCCTGCCTGTCACACCTACCTAG
- a CDS encoding methylenetetrahydrofolate reductase, with product MSFAEKLAQGQFVTLVELEPPKGVDVEAFVGHAQRVKGKVDAVVVPEMANAVMKLGSLGGCMLLANKGIETVLQVCCRDRNRLALQADLLSAAALGIANVMAVEGDAPNLGDHHKARPVYDLDELELMEVIAKLATGKDMAGVELEGAPSFTVGATLNTGALGAVQQELAELDRKLAAGAQFFVTPPVYDLDSLAAFTKHLGDRQAKLIPNVLLLKSVGMARAIGRHMKHVHMPDALIERIKDAPDRVREGILIAQELIEGIKAAGHSGVMISPLGWEDRLPQILGA from the coding sequence ATGAGTTTCGCAGAGAAGTTGGCCCAGGGACAGTTCGTGACCCTAGTGGAGTTGGAGCCGCCCAAGGGCGTGGACGTGGAGGCCTTCGTGGGCCACGCCCAGCGCGTCAAGGGCAAGGTGGACGCCGTGGTGGTGCCGGAGATGGCCAACGCGGTGATGAAGCTGGGCTCTTTGGGCGGGTGCATGCTCTTGGCCAACAAGGGCATCGAGACGGTGCTGCAGGTCTGCTGTCGCGACCGCAACCGCCTGGCTCTGCAGGCCGACCTGCTCTCGGCCGCGGCCCTGGGCATCGCCAACGTCATGGCCGTGGAGGGCGACGCGCCCAACCTGGGCGACCACCACAAGGCCAGGCCGGTCTACGACCTGGACGAGCTGGAGCTCATGGAGGTCATTGCCAAGCTGGCCACGGGCAAGGACATGGCCGGGGTGGAGTTGGAGGGCGCCCCCAGCTTCACGGTGGGCGCCACCCTCAACACCGGGGCCCTGGGTGCGGTGCAGCAGGAGTTGGCGGAGTTGGACCGCAAGCTGGCCGCCGGGGCTCAATTCTTCGTCACCCCGCCCGTGTACGACCTGGACTCCCTGGCCGCCTTTACCAAGCACCTGGGCGATCGCCAGGCGAAGCTCATACCCAACGTGCTCCTGCTCAAATCGGTGGGCATGGCCCGGGCCATCGGCCGCCACATGAAGCACGTGCATATGCCCGACGCGCTCATCGAGCGCATCAAGGACGCGCCGGACCGGGTGCGCGAGGGCATCCTCATCGCCCAGGAGTTGATCGAGGGCATCAAAGCGGCCGGCCACAGCGGGGTGATGATCTCCCCGCTGGGTTGGGAAGACCGGCTGCCGCAGATATTGGGGGCCTAA
- a CDS encoding FAD-dependent oxidoreductase yields the protein MADSAQGKALAAPARPVGRVMVVGGGIAGMQSALDLANSGYYVYLVENDPAIGGLMSQLDKTFPTNDCAMUIISPKLVEVGRHLNIELLTNAEVLGLDGEEGDFTARVLQHPRFVDLEKCTACGECAKVCPIPLDSEYDAGIAQRRAAYKRYAQAIPGAYAISKRGQSPCKVACPAHIAVQGYVNLIAAGRYREALKVIRDENPLPAVCGRVCTHPCETACARGELDEPIAIRDLKRFVAEWEIEQGEMDLPETKPPRDEKIAVIGSGPAGLSAAYYLALEGFAVTIFESLPVAGGMLRVGIPDYRLPQRILDYEIDYIKALGVEIRLNSTLGEDFTVGQLQQEGYKAVIMAVGAHRCLTLGVEGEDVPGVQPGVEFLRRAGLGQANSPGRRVVVVGGGNVAIDSARTALRLGSQEVTILYRRTRNEMPAYEDEVEEALEEGVQIQFLVAPKRFISSGGKLTGVEVIKMELGEPDASGRARPQEIPGSEYVIEVDGALAAIGQEPDLECLDDTCRLDVGKKNCLQVDEVSLQTNLPFVFAGGDAVLGPATVIEAVAQGKEAARSVTALVEGRDLKQGRPRKLTPVQPEKIDKAPQAREHLPHADPAERARNFKEVLGPYTEEQARAEASRCLACAGCAECMLCVDACLAGAVNHDEAPREVSLNVGSVVLASGARPYQPNGLGLDFRFGQNPNVLTALEFERLLSPAGPTQGHLVRLSDHQEPLKIAWLQCVGSRDTHNCGNGYCSSVCCMYAIKQALVAKEHAPGDLDCAIFNMDIRTFGKDYELYYQRARDQAGVRFIKSRAHTIYDDPATGGLLIEYATDDGQAKVEAFDLVVLSVGLQVPASSGELAQRLGIELDKYRFAVTDPMTPVATNRAGVMVCGSFQGPKDIPSSVTEASAAAAAAAGKLSPARWSATRAVEIPPERDVAAEEPRVGVFVCKCGINIAGVVDVPSVTEYAASLPHVVVADDGLFVCSQDVQEQMKAKIAEHNLNRVVVASCSPKTHEPIFMDTLTACGLNKYLFEMANIRNHDSWVHSGEPALATAKAKDLVRAAVARVSTHRALPRMTVGVKPRCLVVGAGVAGLTASLSLAEQGFEVVLVEREANLGGFARQLTHTIEGADINAHVDGLVQRVMEHDNIQLLTETVITSFSGYRGNFTTEVIVGPAMYERKINHGALILATGAGEYQPSEYGYGEDPRVVTQVELAQRLEDPEGAKGLDAVVMIQCVGSRREDYPNCSRICCQSAVKNALHLKELNPEMQVYVLYRDMRTYGLMEDYYTEARKKGVVFFRYDQEHPPEVTPTEDGIQVSFIDHVLGREIQARADLLVLSAGMRPRESEDLYSIMKLARNADGYLLEAHVKLRPVDMATDGVYVCGTAHGPKLVGESIAQALAAAGRAATLLSQSELELSPVTSRVNPDLCASCLVCVYSCPYGVPRINEDGVSQIDEALCRGCGICAAECPAKAIELNWYEDDQILAQVDGLLEGVM from the coding sequence ATGGCAGACAGCGCGCAAGGCAAGGCATTGGCGGCTCCGGCCCGGCCCGTGGGACGGGTCATGGTGGTGGGCGGCGGCATCGCGGGGATGCAGTCGGCCCTGGACCTAGCCAATTCCGGGTACTACGTCTACCTGGTGGAGAACGACCCGGCCATCGGCGGCCTGATGTCCCAATTGGACAAGACCTTCCCGACCAACGACTGCGCCATGTGAATTATCTCGCCTAAACTGGTCGAGGTCGGCCGGCATCTGAACATAGAGCTTCTCACCAACGCGGAGGTCTTGGGCCTGGACGGCGAGGAAGGCGACTTCACCGCCCGGGTGCTGCAACACCCCCGTTTCGTGGACCTGGAAAAGTGCACCGCCTGCGGCGAGTGCGCCAAGGTCTGCCCCATACCCCTGGACAGTGAGTATGACGCGGGCATAGCCCAGCGCAGGGCGGCCTACAAGCGCTACGCCCAGGCCATCCCCGGCGCCTATGCCATCAGCAAGCGGGGCCAGAGCCCCTGCAAGGTGGCCTGCCCCGCCCACATCGCGGTGCAGGGCTACGTGAACCTCATCGCCGCCGGACGCTACCGCGAGGCCCTAAAGGTCATCCGCGACGAGAATCCCTTGCCCGCCGTCTGCGGCCGGGTGTGCACCCATCCCTGCGAGACCGCCTGCGCCCGAGGTGAGCTGGACGAGCCCATCGCCATCCGCGACCTCAAGCGCTTCGTGGCCGAGTGGGAGATCGAGCAGGGGGAGATGGACCTGCCCGAGACCAAGCCGCCCCGGGACGAGAAAATCGCCGTGATCGGCTCGGGCCCGGCGGGCCTCTCGGCGGCCTATTACCTGGCCCTGGAGGGCTTCGCGGTAACCATCTTCGAATCGCTGCCCGTGGCCGGAGGCATGCTGCGGGTGGGCATCCCCGACTACCGGCTGCCCCAGCGTATCCTGGACTATGAAATCGACTACATCAAGGCCCTGGGGGTGGAGATACGTCTCAACAGCACCCTGGGCGAGGACTTCACGGTGGGCCAGTTGCAACAGGAGGGCTACAAGGCGGTGATCATGGCCGTGGGCGCCCACCGCTGCCTCACCCTGGGGGTGGAGGGCGAGGACGTTCCAGGGGTGCAGCCGGGCGTGGAGTTCCTGCGCCGGGCCGGCCTGGGCCAGGCCAACTCGCCGGGCCGGCGGGTGGTGGTGGTGGGCGGCGGCAACGTGGCCATCGACTCGGCCCGCACCGCCCTGAGGTTGGGCAGCCAAGAGGTGACCATCCTCTATCGCCGCACCCGCAACGAGATGCCCGCCTATGAGGACGAGGTCGAGGAGGCCCTGGAAGAAGGCGTCCAGATTCAATTCCTGGTGGCGCCCAAGCGCTTCATCTCCAGCGGCGGCAAGCTGACCGGCGTGGAGGTCATCAAGATGGAGCTGGGCGAGCCCGACGCCTCGGGGCGGGCCCGGCCCCAGGAGATACCCGGTTCCGAATACGTCATAGAGGTGGACGGGGCCCTGGCCGCCATTGGCCAGGAGCCGGACCTGGAGTGCCTGGACGACACCTGCCGCCTGGACGTGGGCAAAAAGAACTGCCTGCAAGTGGACGAGGTGAGCCTGCAGACCAACCTGCCCTTTGTCTTTGCCGGCGGCGACGCGGTGCTGGGCCCGGCCACGGTCATCGAGGCGGTGGCCCAGGGCAAGGAGGCGGCCCGCTCGGTCACGGCCCTGGTGGAGGGCCGGGACCTAAAACAGGGACGCCCCCGCAAGCTGACCCCGGTACAGCCGGAAAAGATAGACAAGGCACCCCAGGCCCGCGAGCACCTGCCCCACGCCGACCCGGCGGAGCGGGCCCGCAACTTCAAGGAGGTGCTGGGACCCTACACCGAGGAGCAGGCCCGGGCCGAGGCCTCCCGCTGCCTGGCCTGCGCCGGGTGCGCCGAGTGCATGCTCTGCGTTGACGCCTGCCTGGCGGGAGCGGTGAACCACGACGAGGCGCCCCGCGAGGTGTCCCTCAACGTGGGCTCGGTGGTGCTGGCCAGCGGCGCGCGGCCCTATCAGCCCAACGGCCTGGGCCTGGACTTCCGCTTCGGGCAGAACCCCAACGTGCTCACCGCCCTGGAGTTCGAACGCCTGCTCAGCCCGGCCGGTCCCACCCAGGGCCACTTGGTGCGCCTGTCCGACCACCAGGAGCCCCTGAAGATCGCCTGGCTGCAATGCGTGGGCTCGCGCGACACCCACAACTGCGGCAACGGCTACTGCTCCTCGGTGTGCTGCATGTACGCCATCAAGCAGGCCCTGGTGGCCAAAGAGCACGCCCCCGGCGATTTGGACTGCGCCATCTTCAACATGGACATCCGCACCTTTGGCAAGGACTACGAGCTCTACTACCAACGGGCCCGGGATCAGGCGGGGGTGCGCTTCATCAAGTCGCGGGCCCACACCATCTACGACGACCCGGCTACCGGCGGCCTGCTCATCGAGTACGCCACCGACGACGGCCAGGCCAAGGTGGAGGCCTTCGACCTGGTGGTGCTCTCGGTGGGCCTGCAAGTGCCCGCCTCCAGCGGCGAGTTGGCTCAGCGCCTGGGGATTGAACTGGACAAGTACCGCTTCGCCGTCACCGATCCCATGACCCCGGTGGCCACCAACCGCGCGGGGGTCATGGTCTGCGGCAGCTTCCAGGGGCCCAAGGACATCCCCAGCTCGGTCACCGAGGCCAGCGCGGCGGCGGCGGCCGCGGCGGGCAAGCTGTCCCCGGCCCGCTGGAGCGCTACCCGCGCGGTGGAGATTCCGCCCGAGCGCGACGTGGCGGCCGAAGAGCCCAGGGTGGGGGTGTTCGTGTGCAAGTGCGGCATCAACATCGCCGGGGTGGTGGACGTGCCCTCGGTCACCGAGTACGCCGCCTCCCTGCCCCACGTGGTGGTGGCCGACGACGGGCTGTTCGTGTGCTCCCAGGACGTGCAGGAGCAGATGAAGGCCAAGATCGCCGAGCACAACCTCAACCGGGTGGTGGTGGCCTCTTGCAGCCCCAAGACCCACGAACCCATCTTCATGGACACACTCACCGCCTGCGGCCTGAACAAGTACCTGTTCGAGATGGCCAACATTCGCAACCACGATTCCTGGGTGCACAGCGGCGAACCGGCCCTGGCCACGGCCAAGGCCAAGGATCTGGTGCGCGCGGCGGTGGCTCGGGTGAGCACCCATCGCGCCCTGCCCCGCATGACGGTGGGGGTCAAGCCCCGCTGCCTGGTGGTGGGGGCCGGAGTGGCCGGACTCACCGCCTCCCTGTCCCTGGCCGAGCAGGGCTTCGAGGTGGTGCTGGTGGAGCGCGAGGCCAACCTGGGCGGCTTTGCCCGTCAACTGACCCACACCATCGAGGGAGCGGACATCAACGCCCACGTGGACGGCCTCGTCCAGCGGGTCATGGAGCACGACAACATCCAGCTGCTCACCGAGACGGTGATCACCAGCTTCAGCGGCTATAGGGGCAACTTCACCACCGAGGTCATCGTGGGCCCGGCCATGTACGAACGCAAGATCAACCACGGAGCCCTCATCCTGGCCACCGGGGCCGGCGAATACCAGCCCAGCGAATACGGCTACGGCGAGGACCCCAGGGTGGTGACCCAAGTGGAGCTGGCCCAACGCCTGGAAGACCCGGAAGGGGCCAAAGGCCTGGACGCGGTGGTGATGATCCAGTGCGTGGGCTCCCGGCGCGAGGACTACCCCAACTGCTCGCGCATCTGCTGCCAGAGCGCGGTCAAGAACGCCCTGCACCTCAAGGAACTCAACCCCGAGATGCAGGTCTACGTGCTCTACCGCGACATGCGCACCTACGGCCTCATGGAGGACTATTACACCGAGGCCCGCAAAAAGGGCGTGGTCTTCTTCCGCTACGACCAGGAGCATCCCCCGGAGGTGACCCCAACAGAAGACGGCATTCAGGTGAGCTTCATCGACCACGTGCTGGGCCGCGAGATCCAGGCGCGGGCCGACCTGCTGGTCCTGAGCGCCGGGATGCGTCCCCGCGAATCCGAGGACTTGTATTCCATCATGAAGCTGGCCCGCAACGCGGACGGCTATCTGTTGGAGGCCCACGTGAAGCTCCGCCCGGTGGACATGGCCACCGACGGGGTCTACGTGTGCGGCACGGCCCACGGGCCCAAGCTGGTGGGCGAATCCATTGCCCAGGCCCTGGCCGCGGCCGGGCGAGCGGCCACCCTGCTTTCCCAAAGCGAGTTGGAGCTGTCGCCGGTGACTTCGCGGGTGAACCCCGACCTGTGCGCCTCCTGCCTGGTGTGCGTCTACTCCTGCCCCTACGGGGTGCCGCGCATCAACGAGGACGGGGTCAGCCAGATCGACGAAGCCCTGTGCCGGGGCTGCGGCATCTGCGCCGCCGAGTGCCCGGCCAAGGCCATAGAGCTCAATTGGTACGAGGACGACCAGATCCTCGCGCAAGTGGACGGTCTGCTGGAGGGAGTGATGTGA